The proteins below come from a single Prosthecobacter sp. SYSU 5D2 genomic window:
- a CDS encoding ParA family protein, which yields MRIVAITNQKGGVGKTTTAVNLSACLAQLGQRCLLIDLDSQGNATSGLGLAKEEGGSIYSALVEGTDPHDVIRSTRLPNLSIIRSHQELAGCEIELAQRGNHLTRLREVLDQLRATNHFDYVFLDCPPSLGVLMTSALAAADEMLVPIQCEYFGLEGLSSIVQVVQQIRDCGVNPNLLLEGIVMTMFDQRANLSNQVVNDVKNYFAEVIYDAIIPRTVRLGEAPSYGKSIIEYEPSGKGAQAYRALALEFLARRAAK from the coding sequence ATGCGGATAGTCGCGATCACCAATCAAAAGGGCGGGGTGGGAAAAACAACCACTGCTGTCAATCTCTCGGCATGTCTCGCCCAACTGGGACAGCGCTGTCTCCTCATTGACCTCGACTCCCAGGGCAATGCGACCAGCGGCCTCGGTCTGGCCAAGGAAGAAGGCGGCAGCATCTATTCCGCCCTGGTGGAAGGAACGGATCCGCATGACGTCATCCGCAGCACCCGGCTGCCGAATCTATCCATCATCCGCAGCCATCAGGAGCTGGCAGGGTGTGAGATCGAACTGGCCCAGCGTGGCAATCACCTGACAAGACTGCGTGAAGTCCTGGACCAGCTTCGGGCGACGAACCATTTCGACTACGTCTTTCTGGACTGCCCGCCTTCCCTGGGAGTCCTGATGACATCCGCCCTGGCTGCTGCTGATGAAATGCTGGTGCCGATCCAGTGCGAATACTTTGGCCTGGAAGGGCTGTCCAGCATCGTGCAAGTGGTGCAGCAGATCCGCGATTGCGGGGTGAATCCCAATCTGCTGCTTGAGGGCATAGTCATGACGATGTTCGACCAGCGGGCCAACCTTTCCAACCAGGTGGTCAATGACGTGAAGAACTACTTCGCAGAAGTCATCTATGATGCCATCATCCCGCGCACCGTCCGTTTGGGCGAGGCTCCAAGCTATGGTAAATCCATCATCGAGTATGAGCCCTCTGGAAAGGGTGCTCAGGCGTACCGAGCATTGGCATTAGAATTTCTTGCGCGTCGCGCGGCCAAGTAA
- a CDS encoding DUF1552 domain-containing protein, translating to MNPFHETAAAAHQMSRRHVLRGLGTMMSLPFLESLGGRAFAAAAKAPAKAPMRAAWLYIPNGVNVKQWFPTGEGSSYELSPTLKEIERHRNEFMVVSGLAQDLARSHGNGGGDHARATSTFLTGCMPKKTAGSDIQLGVSVDQIAAQKIGHLTRLPSLELSTDGQRSSGRCDSGYSCAYQFNLAWKNETMPMAPEMDPRLVFERLFGYGASSAKGAEGARRQRLQKSILDTVLGEAKSLQNKVSGNDKRKLDEYYSSVRDIEMRIERAEKFTATLPKDYPVPEGIPDSYEEHIHMMFDLLTLAFQTDTTRLSTFMLAHDGSNRSFPQIGVPDAHHYLSHHESDEQKLAKIAKIDAFYMRQFGYFLDKLKATKEGDGNLLDSSMIVFGGGIGDGNRHNHDNLPILLAGRAGGTWTPGKRIVLPGETPMTNLYLSMLDRLGVRAEKVGDSTGVLEVS from the coding sequence ATGAATCCTTTCCACGAAACCGCCGCCGCCGCGCATCAGATGAGCCGCCGCCATGTCCTCCGCGGACTGGGCACGATGATGTCTCTGCCCTTCCTGGAATCCCTGGGTGGCCGGGCTTTTGCGGCGGCTGCCAAGGCTCCGGCGAAGGCACCCATGCGCGCCGCCTGGCTTTACATTCCCAATGGAGTGAACGTGAAACAGTGGTTCCCAACAGGCGAAGGCAGCAGCTACGAGCTGAGCCCCACGCTCAAAGAGATCGAGCGGCATCGCAATGAATTCATGGTGGTCTCCGGTTTGGCCCAGGACCTGGCCCGCTCTCATGGCAATGGCGGTGGGGATCATGCCCGCGCCACCTCCACCTTCCTCACCGGCTGCATGCCGAAAAAGACGGCCGGCTCGGACATCCAGCTGGGCGTTTCTGTGGATCAGATTGCCGCGCAGAAGATCGGCCATCTGACCCGCCTGCCATCGTTGGAACTGAGCACCGACGGGCAGCGCAGCTCCGGCCGCTGCGACAGCGGTTATTCCTGCGCCTACCAGTTTAACCTGGCCTGGAAAAATGAAACCATGCCGATGGCTCCTGAAATGGACCCGCGCCTGGTCTTTGAACGTCTTTTTGGTTATGGGGCCTCCAGCGCCAAAGGGGCTGAGGGCGCACGCCGCCAGCGCCTGCAAAAGAGCATCCTGGATACTGTCCTGGGGGAGGCCAAGTCCCTCCAAAACAAGGTCAGTGGCAATGACAAACGCAAGCTGGACGAATACTACAGCAGCGTACGCGACATCGAGATGCGCATCGAGCGCGCCGAGAAATTCACGGCGACGCTGCCCAAAGACTATCCGGTGCCGGAAGGTATCCCGGATTCTTATGAGGAGCACATCCACATGATGTTTGACCTCCTGACCCTGGCTTTCCAGACGGATACCACCCGCCTCAGCACCTTCATGCTGGCCCATGACGGCAGCAACCGCAGCTTCCCTCAGATCGGCGTGCCGGATGCTCACCACTACCTTTCCCATCACGAAAGCGATGAGCAAAAGCTGGCGAAAATCGCCAAAATTGATGCCTTCTACATGCGCCAGTTTGGCTATTTCCTGGACAAGCTGAAAGCCACCAAAGAAGGCGATGGCAACCTGCTGGACAGCAGCATGATCGTCTTCGGCGGCGGCATCGGCGATGGTAACCGCCACAACCACGACAACCTGCCAATCCTCCTGGCAGGCCGAGCCGGCGGCACCTGGACGCCCGGAAAGCGCATCGTACTTCCTGGTGAAACACCCATGACCAACCTCTATCTTTCCATGCTCGACCGCCTCGGCGTTCGCGCGGAAAAAGTGGGTGATAGCACAGGTGTGCTGGAGGTTAGCTGA